One genomic window of Phycisphaerales bacterium includes the following:
- a CDS encoding aminoglycoside phosphotransferase family protein: MADPQPNAGALDTSDPLALGAMLAPVVKEAAGDNLGDIEWFRTSWQRGGAATGFSTWTLDDGTTVPCMVKVPVGPNERRWAAALGDCWKKGWSAPDCLSLSTPRVLASADNLGSYDLCWLVIERFEGGTVATNFDEHGLRALIDAASDFQIRAEQQWQPTGRPVEPDWAHAHEQARQMAHDNAIPDAQHWNNALKSARKLLPEALSIWNARPVSAWQHGDVHPANAMWRQPSDNGHGHAGQRCALIDLGLVHPGHWAEDGLYLERQFWGRTERLCGLKPVSMIAKARREAGLPVEKDYARLLQCKRLIASAAAPANLEHEGDAIYLSGALAVLERSVKALSG; the protein is encoded by the coding sequence ATGGCCGATCCGCAGCCAAACGCGGGCGCCCTGGACACCAGCGATCCGCTGGCGCTCGGGGCGATGCTGGCACCGGTGGTCAAAGAGGCCGCGGGCGACAACCTCGGTGACATCGAATGGTTCCGGACGAGCTGGCAGCGCGGCGGCGCGGCCACCGGCTTCTCCACGTGGACCCTTGACGACGGCACGACCGTGCCCTGCATGGTGAAGGTGCCCGTGGGGCCGAACGAGCGCCGCTGGGCGGCGGCCCTGGGCGATTGCTGGAAGAAGGGCTGGTCGGCCCCCGACTGCCTCTCGCTCTCGACGCCGCGCGTGCTGGCCTCGGCGGACAACCTTGGCTCATATGACCTGTGCTGGCTGGTGATCGAGCGGTTCGAGGGCGGCACCGTCGCGACCAACTTCGACGAGCACGGGCTGCGGGCCCTGATCGACGCCGCGAGCGACTTCCAGATCCGAGCGGAGCAGCAGTGGCAGCCGACGGGCCGCCCGGTCGAGCCCGACTGGGCCCACGCGCACGAGCAAGCACGCCAGATGGCCCACGACAACGCCATCCCGGATGCCCAGCACTGGAACAACGCCCTCAAGAGCGCCCGGAAGCTGCTGCCCGAGGCCCTGTCGATCTGGAACGCCCGGCCCGTGAGCGCGTGGCAGCACGGCGACGTACACCCGGCCAACGCCATGTGGCGGCAGCCCTCGGACAACGGGCACGGCCACGCCGGCCAGCGGTGCGCCCTGATCGACCTGGGGCTGGTCCACCCCGGGCACTGGGCCGAGGACGGGCTGTACCTCGAGCGGCAATTCTGGGGCCGCACGGAGCGGCTGTGCGGCCTGAAGCCGGTGTCGATGATCGCCAAGGCCCGGCGTGAGGCCGGTTTGCCGGTCGAGAAGGACTACGCCCGCCTGCTGCAGTGCAAGCGGCTGATCGCCTCGGCGGCGGCCCCGGCGAATCTGGAGCACGAGGGCGACGCGATCTACCTCAGCGGGGCTCTGGCGGTTCTGGAGAGGTCGGTGAAGGCCCTGAGCGGCTAG